A window of Candidatus Hydrogenedentota bacterium contains these coding sequences:
- a CDS encoding insulinase family protein, translated as MATTHAQEAVLLHRLPNGLTITLERLPYLHTFSAGVWVKTGSANESDREAGLAHLLEHLMFKGTAKRTAHELMQEIEGRGGQFNAFTSREYTCVYVKMLAKDVHKGLDVLADVVLNSQFLDLEKERNVILEEIASVEDTPDEHAHDLLAAQHWPGHPMGRPVFGSKESVAALTLEDARAFHRTWYCPQNMVVSVAGNFDEQAVLEQIIHEFGEMASDTTPELSHPPRFHGGILQVERDITQSHVCFGFPGACAANQERYTCELLSSTLGGGSTSRLFERIREQEGLAYSIYSYQSSYLTAGMFGIYAAVAPPNLARTLELVCEEMRGLREAPVPEDELDSNREQIKGNILMALESTFTRMSRMAKSMLYYGRILSVDEIIAAIDTVSPEDVRGFAQRTFTPEHCALLVLGPGDARPGATVPL; from the coding sequence GTGGCAACGACACACGCGCAAGAAGCCGTGCTCCTGCACCGCCTCCCGAACGGCTTGACGATTACGCTCGAACGGCTGCCCTACCTGCACACGTTTTCCGCCGGGGTTTGGGTGAAAACGGGGTCGGCGAATGAATCCGACCGGGAAGCGGGACTGGCACACCTGCTCGAACACTTGATGTTCAAGGGCACGGCGAAGCGAACCGCCCACGAATTGATGCAGGAGATCGAGGGCCGGGGCGGCCAGTTCAACGCGTTTACTTCGCGGGAATACACGTGCGTCTATGTAAAAATGCTGGCGAAGGACGTGCACAAGGGCCTCGACGTGCTGGCCGACGTGGTGTTGAACTCGCAGTTCCTCGACCTCGAAAAGGAGCGCAACGTCATTCTCGAAGAGATCGCTTCCGTGGAAGACACGCCGGACGAGCACGCGCACGACCTGCTCGCCGCGCAGCATTGGCCCGGCCACCCCATGGGCCGGCCCGTCTTCGGCAGCAAAGAATCGGTCGCGGCCCTCACGCTCGAAGACGCGCGCGCCTTTCACCGAACATGGTATTGCCCACAGAACATGGTGGTGTCCGTGGCGGGCAATTTCGATGAGCAGGCCGTCCTCGAGCAGATTATCCACGAATTCGGTGAAATGGCGTCGGACACGACGCCGGAGCTATCCCATCCGCCACGCTTTCACGGCGGCATCCTTCAGGTCGAGCGCGACATCACGCAGTCGCACGTCTGCTTCGGTTTTCCGGGCGCGTGCGCGGCGAACCAGGAACGTTACACATGCGAGCTGCTGAGCAGCACGCTTGGCGGCGGCTCGACGTCGCGTCTGTTCGAGCGCATCCGCGAACAGGAAGGCCTCGCGTACTCGATTTACAGCTATCAATCGTCCTATCTCACGGCGGGGATGTTCGGCATCTACGCCGCCGTCGCGCCGCCGAACCTCGCGCGCACGCTCGAACTCGTCTGTGAGGAGATGCGCGGCTTGCGCGAGGCGCCCGTGCCGGAAGACGAACTCGACTCGAACCGCGAGCAGATCAAGGGCAACATCCTGATGGCGCTCGAAAGCACGTTCACGCGCATGTCGCGCATGGCGAAATCAATGCTCTACTACGGCCGCATCCTGTCCGTCGACGAGATCATCGCCGCGATCGACACGGTAAGCCCGGAAGACGTGCGCGGTTTCGCGCAGCGCACGTTCACACCCGAACATTGCGCGTTGCTGGTGCTCGGCCCCGGCGACGCGCGGCCTGGAGCCACCGTGCCGCTATGA
- a CDS encoding methyltransferase, producing the protein MTSRERVETALNHREPDRVPLDLGASAVTGMHASSVYLLRQALGLDAPGTPVKVVEPYQMLGEIAPDLMEALGVDVVGLGGPRTLFGFENKNWKPWTIFDGTPVLVPEGFNTDPEPNGDILMYPEGDKSAPPSGRMPKGGFYFDTIVRQPPVDDTTLDPEDNLQEFGPISDYDLEHFRREAERLHATGRAILANFGGAAFGDIALVPAPWLKHPRGVRDIAEWYTSTLARRDYVWRVFERQCEITLANWERIRQAVGDKVTAVFVTGTDFGAQHGPFISPGAYRDLYKPFHRMVNDWMHKNTAWKSFIHSCGSVRAFLDDFIDAGFDILNPVQCSAAGMAAPELKAQYGNRISFWGGGVNTQKTLPFGTPAEVRAEVRERIRIFGRGGGFVFNTIHNVQARVPQENLAALYETVRECGAYPHT; encoded by the coding sequence ATGACTTCACGAGAACGGGTCGAAACCGCATTGAACCACCGGGAGCCGGACCGCGTGCCGCTGGACCTCGGCGCGAGCGCGGTAACGGGCATGCACGCGAGTTCGGTGTATCTGCTGCGGCAGGCGCTGGGCCTCGACGCGCCGGGCACGCCGGTAAAAGTAGTCGAGCCGTACCAGATGCTTGGCGAGATCGCGCCGGACCTCATGGAGGCGCTGGGCGTGGACGTCGTCGGCCTGGGCGGGCCACGCACGCTGTTCGGTTTCGAAAACAAAAACTGGAAACCGTGGACGATATTTGATGGGACGCCCGTGCTCGTGCCCGAGGGCTTCAACACGGATCCGGAGCCGAACGGGGACATCCTGATGTATCCGGAGGGCGACAAATCCGCGCCTCCGAGCGGGCGCATGCCGAAAGGCGGCTTCTATTTCGACACGATTGTGCGCCAGCCGCCCGTGGATGACACAACGCTCGACCCGGAGGACAATCTGCAGGAGTTTGGGCCCATTTCGGACTACGACCTGGAGCATTTCCGGCGCGAGGCGGAGCGGTTGCACGCCACGGGCCGCGCGATTCTCGCGAATTTTGGCGGCGCGGCTTTTGGCGATATCGCGCTCGTGCCCGCGCCGTGGCTGAAGCATCCGCGCGGCGTCCGCGACATCGCGGAATGGTATACGAGCACGTTGGCGCGGCGCGACTACGTGTGGCGGGTCTTTGAGCGGCAATGCGAAATCACGCTGGCGAACTGGGAGCGTATCCGGCAGGCGGTGGGCGACAAAGTGACCGCGGTGTTCGTCACGGGCACCGATTTTGGTGCGCAGCACGGTCCGTTCATCTCGCCGGGTGCCTACCGCGACCTGTACAAGCCGTTTCACCGCATGGTGAACGACTGGATGCACAAGAACACGGCGTGGAAGTCGTTCATTCATTCGTGCGGCTCCGTGCGCGCGTTTCTGGACGATTTCATCGACGCCGGCTTCGATATTCTGAATCCCGTGCAGTGTTCGGCGGCAGGCATGGCCGCGCCGGAGCTGAAAGCGCAGTACGGCAACCGGATTTCGTTCTGGGGCGGCGGCGTAAACACGCAGAAGACGCTCCCGTTCGGCACGCCCGCGGAAGTGCGCGCGGAAGTGCGGGAGCGGATACGCATATTCGGGCGTGGGGGCGGGTTCGTATTCAACACGATTCACAACGTGCAGGCGCGGGTCCCGCAAGAGAACTTGGCGGCGCTGTACGAGACGGTGCGGGAATGCGGGGCTTATCCGCATACATGA
- the rpsO gene encoding 30S ribosomal protein S15 — MPLTKERKKEVISKHGKSEADTGSAEVQIALLTERINQLTEHFKVHKKDHAGRIGLLKMVGKRRNLLNYLRRNDLERYRGLIQELGLRK; from the coding sequence ATGCCATTGACGAAGGAACGGAAGAAGGAGGTCATCAGCAAGCACGGGAAGAGCGAGGCGGACACCGGCTCCGCGGAAGTGCAGATCGCGCTGTTGACGGAACGGATCAACCAGCTCACGGAGCATTTCAAGGTCCATAAGAAGGACCACGCCGGCCGCATCGGGCTGCTCAAGATGGTCGGCAAGCGGCGCAATCTCTTGAACTACCTGCGCCGTAATGACCTGGAACGCTACCGCGGCCTGATTCAGGAACTGGGCCTGAGAAAGTGA
- a CDS encoding MFS transporter, with amino-acid sequence MRLPIVSVVHELAPPGRKFLFFSFFNVISWQCVVGPAMILFARKLDMPASWVGFLISFLPLTMIIVLFTVPLVTRLGPKHVMLRGWLSRNVIMSLVFLMPLAVRFWGQRAGWYVLIVATLGFCIVRAIAVGGWFPWLHEVLSEDERGSFFSAEATVVQAVNVAIVLSQSVVLSGNPGMGRFLSIYAVGILAGLFSLYYMKRIPGGGPPETDEQEVSGWQAYRLVFRNRHYVAFILTGIYCFSCLAWFGSALVLYMRDALQLPSMAIMAVMAAGSAGILLTIRSWGRFADHSGSSTAMALSLIGHSLAALGFLLLRPGAPWTNYLLAPVVCIISLFNAACWTAGHRAMLNFVREEGRVAYTNIWIISTSAALGFTPIIVGFVIDHWHLDGFRFCFTLSGLAGFAGAVGCRLFVTDGPPFTRPLRDLLNPGLPVRTLARIAWITAGLHPSNRERGM; translated from the coding sequence TTGCGCCTTCCCATAGTTTCAGTCGTCCACGAACTCGCCCCGCCGGGGCGCAAGTTCCTGTTCTTCAGTTTCTTCAACGTGATTTCGTGGCAGTGTGTCGTCGGTCCCGCGATGATCCTGTTCGCGCGGAAGCTCGACATGCCCGCCTCGTGGGTGGGGTTCCTGATCTCGTTCCTGCCGCTGACCATGATCATCGTGCTGTTCACGGTGCCGCTTGTGACGCGGCTCGGCCCGAAGCATGTAATGCTGCGCGGCTGGTTGTCGCGTAATGTGATCATGTCGCTGGTGTTTCTCATGCCGCTGGCGGTGAGGTTCTGGGGCCAGCGCGCGGGCTGGTACGTGCTGATCGTCGCTACGCTCGGATTCTGCATCGTGCGCGCGATTGCCGTCGGCGGTTGGTTCCCCTGGCTGCACGAGGTGTTGTCCGAGGACGAGCGCGGCTCGTTCTTCAGCGCGGAGGCGACGGTCGTGCAGGCGGTCAACGTGGCGATTGTCCTGTCGCAGAGCGTCGTATTGAGCGGCAATCCCGGCATGGGCCGTTTTCTGAGCATCTACGCCGTCGGCATTCTGGCGGGCCTGTTCAGCCTCTACTACATGAAGCGTATTCCGGGGGGCGGCCCGCCCGAAACCGACGAACAGGAAGTGAGCGGCTGGCAGGCGTACCGGCTGGTGTTCCGCAACCGGCACTACGTCGCCTTCATTCTTACCGGCATCTACTGCTTCTCGTGCCTGGCCTGGTTCGGTTCGGCGCTGGTGCTGTACATGCGCGATGCGTTGCAGCTTCCGTCCATGGCCATCATGGCGGTGATGGCGGCGGGCAGCGCGGGCATCCTGCTCACCATCCGGTCCTGGGGCCGGTTCGCGGACCATAGCGGCAGCAGCACCGCCATGGCGCTGAGCCTTATCGGACATTCGCTGGCGGCGCTCGGCTTTCTTCTCCTCCGGCCCGGCGCGCCGTGGACGAACTACCTGCTCGCGCCCGTGGTGTGCATCATTTCGCTGTTCAATGCCGCGTGCTGGACAGCGGGGCACAGGGCGATGCTGAATTTCGTTCGGGAAGAAGGGCGCGTCGCCTACACGAACATCTGGATCATCAGCACGTCCGCGGCGCTCGGGTTTACGCCTATCATCGTCGGGTTCGTGATTGACCATTGGCATCTCGACGGGTTCCGCTTCTGTTTCACGCTCTCGGGCCTGGCGGGATTCGCCGGGGCCGTTGGCTGCCGCCTCTTCGTCACGGACGGGCCCCCGTTCACGCGGCCCCTGCGCGACCTCTTGAATCCGGGCCTGCCCGTGCGCACGCTCGCGCGCATCGCATGGATCACCGCCGGATTGCACCCCAGTAACCGCGAACGCGGCATGTAG
- a CDS encoding phosphoglycerate kinase — MNKLSITGLDVQGKRVLMRVDFNVPQQDDGSVRDDTRIRAALPSIQYVREHGGKLVLMSHLGRPKKAKGDAAKLALLKMDPVADRLHELVGGNVKKLDQLVGPEVETAVAAMQPGDIILLENTRFDPREEANDPELSKALARLGDVYVSDAFGTMHRAHASTVGVTEFISPCAAGFLAAKEIEFFSKVLHNPDRPLVAILGGAKVQGKIEVIDNLLNLVDVLLIGGGMTYTFFKAQGLEIGDSLLDEEGLEAARGALAKAKSRGVPLHLPVDIVLADAFSEDANVKVVPADGIERGWQGLDIGPKTTENFIAAVKKSKMVVWNGPVGVYEMRPFSRGTQALAEALAAANTTSIIGGGDSASAVEHFGLAGKMSHVSTGGGASLEMLEGKTLPGVAALTDN, encoded by the coding sequence ATGAACAAGCTGAGCATCACCGGCCTGGATGTCCAAGGGAAGCGCGTGCTCATGCGCGTGGACTTCAACGTCCCCCAGCAAGACGATGGTTCCGTGCGCGACGACACGCGCATCCGCGCGGCGTTGCCGAGCATCCAGTACGTGCGCGAGCATGGCGGAAAACTCGTCCTTATGTCGCATCTGGGCCGCCCAAAGAAGGCTAAGGGCGACGCGGCCAAGCTGGCTCTGCTGAAAATGGACCCGGTCGCGGACCGGTTGCACGAACTGGTTGGTGGCAACGTGAAGAAACTCGACCAGCTGGTCGGTCCTGAGGTGGAAACCGCGGTGGCCGCCATGCAGCCGGGCGATATCATCCTGCTCGAGAACACGCGCTTCGACCCGCGCGAAGAGGCGAACGACCCAGAGCTTTCCAAGGCGCTGGCGCGGCTCGGCGATGTCTACGTGAGCGACGCGTTCGGCACGATGCACCGGGCGCATGCATCCACGGTGGGCGTGACCGAGTTCATCTCGCCGTGCGCGGCGGGTTTTCTGGCCGCGAAGGAAATTGAGTTCTTTTCGAAGGTGTTGCACAACCCGGACCGCCCGCTCGTGGCGATTCTGGGCGGCGCCAAGGTCCAAGGCAAGATCGAAGTGATCGACAATCTGTTGAATCTCGTCGACGTGCTCCTGATCGGCGGCGGCATGACTTACACCTTCTTCAAGGCACAAGGGCTCGAGATTGGCGACTCGCTGCTCGATGAAGAAGGCCTCGAAGCCGCCCGCGGCGCCCTGGCCAAGGCGAAGAGCCGCGGCGTGCCCCTGCACCTGCCGGTGGACATCGTCTTGGCGGACGCGTTCTCGGAGGACGCCAACGTCAAGGTAGTCCCGGCCGATGGCATCGAGCGCGGCTGGCAGGGCCTCGATATTGGGCCGAAAACGACGGAAAACTTCATCGCCGCGGTCAAGAAATCGAAGATGGTCGTGTGGAACGGCCCGGTCGGCGTCTACGAAATGCGTCCGTTCAGCCGGGGCACGCAGGCGCTTGCCGAGGCGCTCGCCGCGGCCAATACCACCAGTATCATCGGCGGCGGCGATTCGGCCAGCGCGGTCGAGCATTTCGGATTGGCCGGGAAGATGTCACATGTTTCCACGGGCGGCGGCGCCTCCCTGGAAATGCTGGAAGGAAAAACGTTGCCGGGTGTAGCCGCGCTTACGGACAATTGA
- the dut gene encoding dUTP diphosphatase, with amino-acid sequence MNPEDLVVCIAREPGCEDIPLPAYATQHAAGMDLRAAVTEPCALAPGRRALVPTGLRIALPPGYEAQIRPRSGLAIQHGISMVNTPGTIDADYRGEVKIILINHGEETFTIRRGERIAQMVIAPVTHARWRLVDELDGTGRGAGGFGHTGR; translated from the coding sequence ATGAACCCCGAAGACCTCGTCGTCTGCATTGCGCGCGAACCGGGCTGCGAAGACATCCCGTTGCCCGCGTACGCCACGCAACACGCTGCCGGCATGGACCTGCGCGCCGCGGTCACAGAGCCGTGCGCGCTCGCGCCCGGCCGGCGCGCGCTCGTACCTACGGGACTGCGCATTGCGCTGCCGCCCGGCTACGAGGCGCAGATCCGCCCCCGGAGCGGCCTTGCGATTCAGCACGGCATTTCGATGGTCAATACGCCGGGCACCATCGACGCGGATTACCGGGGCGAGGTCAAGATCATCCTTATCAATCACGGCGAAGAGACGTTTACCATCCGCCGGGGTGAGCGGATTGCGCAAATGGTCATCGCGCCAGTCACGCACGCGCGCTGGAGACTCGTCGACGAACTCGACGGCACCGGGCGCGGCGCAGGCGGTTTCGGCCACACGGGCCGCTGA
- a CDS encoding MoxR family ATPase encodes MSVNVEAVRRSVEQQAQFVNRLRAEMARIIVGQQYMVDRMLAGLLANGHVLIEGVPGLAKTTAVNTLARAMACTFKRIQFTPDLLPADLIGTLVYNPKSGDFTTKKGPIFGNIILADEINRAPAKVQSALLEAMQERQVTIGEETYRLEEPFMVLATQNPIEQEGTYPLPEAQVDRFMLKLRINYPTRAEEREIMSRIDLLHATAVSPVVTRQEILEAREVVNRIYVDEKAKNYIVDIVHATRNPEAFGLKTNHLIEYGASPRASLYLQQGARALAFLQGEGNVFPNDVKQIAMDVLRHRVRVTYEAEAENITSEDVIRKVLDTVPVP; translated from the coding sequence ATGAGCGTGAATGTAGAAGCGGTGCGCCGGAGCGTGGAACAGCAAGCGCAGTTCGTGAACCGCCTGCGCGCGGAAATGGCCCGAATCATCGTCGGCCAGCAGTATATGGTGGACCGGATGCTTGCGGGGCTGCTTGCCAACGGTCACGTGTTGATCGAGGGCGTGCCCGGTCTCGCGAAGACTACGGCGGTGAACACGCTGGCGCGGGCGATGGCGTGCACGTTCAAGCGTATCCAGTTCACGCCGGACCTGTTGCCCGCCGACTTGATCGGGACGCTGGTGTACAACCCGAAATCGGGCGATTTCACGACGAAGAAAGGCCCGATCTTCGGCAATATCATTCTCGCGGACGAGATCAACCGGGCTCCGGCCAAGGTGCAGAGTGCGCTGCTTGAAGCGATGCAGGAGCGCCAGGTGACGATCGGTGAGGAGACTTACAGGCTCGAGGAACCGTTCATGGTGCTCGCGACCCAGAACCCGATTGAGCAGGAGGGCACGTATCCGCTGCCGGAAGCGCAGGTGGACCGATTCATGCTCAAGCTGCGAATCAATTACCCGACGCGCGCGGAAGAGCGGGAGATCATGAGCCGTATCGACCTGTTGCATGCGACGGCCGTGTCCCCCGTCGTGACACGGCAGGAAATCCTGGAAGCGCGCGAGGTGGTGAACCGGATTTATGTCGATGAAAAGGCGAAAAACTACATCGTGGACATCGTGCACGCGACGCGCAACCCGGAAGCGTTCGGCCTCAAGACCAACCACCTGATTGAGTATGGCGCCTCGCCGCGCGCGAGCCTGTATCTCCAGCAGGGGGCGCGGGCGCTGGCGTTTCTCCAGGGTGAAGGCAACGTGTTCCCGAATGACGTAAAACAGATCGCAATGGACGTGCTGCGCCACCGGGTACGCGTCACTTATGAAGCCGAGGCGGAGAACATCACGAGCGAAGACGTCATCCGCAAAGTGCTCGACACGGTGCCCGTGCCGTAA
- the pnp gene encoding polyribonucleotide nucleotidyltransferase, whose translation MSVERLTVTVGDRQLDFETGRIAKQAHGAVICRIGETMVLSAVCVAPEAKPGQDFFPLTVDYREKFYSVGQIPGNFFRREARPSEREILVCRLTDRPLRPLFPKGFCNELQVCQTVLSADNVNDPDVISINAASAALHISKIPLLEPIGAVRVGLINGEFIVDPTMEDMEVSEIDVVMAGTRDAITMVEGSAREVSEEVMLGAIEFGHRNIKTIIEGIEELRRRCGVEKMPYETPQTNEEVAADVAAIAKDRLAEALRTVQKQARHDAIDALKEEVKTALAEKYGAELFEQRAGDVRDAFDNLFKQQMRRLVVETNTRIDGRGLADIRPIEIEVGVLPRAHGSALFTRGETQALVTTTLGTSRDEQRMDELTGDFFRRFFLHYNFPPWSVGEVRRISGPGRREIGHGKLAERAIESVLPFGTEEEPDMNDFPYTVRVVSDITESNGSSSMATVCGSSLSLMDAGVQIQAAVAGIAMGLIKESEEVRVLSDILGDEDHLGDMDFKVCGTRKGITAFQMDTKIKGISRDVMYQALLQAKDGREYILGKMAEVLAEPRPDLSPYAPRIYQIRIDVEKIRDVIGPGGKVVRAIQAQTGAEIDIEDDGTINVAAVDQASAQAAIDMIQEIVADVEVDKIYHGTITRIMNFGAFCRIMSNKEGLIHISELAPGHVREVTDVVDVGDEVDVKVVEIDRMGRINLSKLKADIELGRVDPSGVQRLGPDHQGAPRRDPHRRPRSGGRGDDQGHGGGRGGRGGRGGSGGRGGGYR comes from the coding sequence TTGTCAGTGGAACGTCTTACCGTAACCGTAGGCGATCGGCAACTCGATTTTGAGACCGGCCGCATCGCAAAACAGGCGCACGGCGCCGTCATCTGCCGCATCGGCGAGACCATGGTGCTCTCGGCCGTATGCGTCGCGCCCGAGGCCAAGCCCGGGCAGGATTTCTTCCCCCTCACGGTGGATTACCGGGAAAAATTCTACAGCGTAGGGCAGATCCCGGGCAACTTTTTCAGGCGCGAGGCCCGTCCCTCGGAACGGGAAATCCTCGTGTGCCGGCTGACCGACCGGCCGCTGCGGCCCCTGTTTCCAAAGGGATTCTGCAACGAACTGCAGGTCTGTCAGACCGTGCTGTCGGCGGACAACGTCAACGACCCGGATGTCATTTCGATCAACGCGGCTTCGGCCGCCCTGCACATCTCGAAGATTCCGTTGCTCGAGCCCATCGGCGCGGTGCGCGTCGGCCTGATCAACGGCGAGTTCATCGTGGACCCGACGATGGAGGACATGGAAGTCAGCGAGATTGACGTGGTCATGGCGGGCACGCGCGACGCCATCACCATGGTCGAAGGCTCCGCCCGAGAAGTCTCCGAAGAGGTCATGCTCGGCGCCATCGAATTCGGGCACCGCAACATCAAGACGATTATCGAAGGCATCGAGGAACTGCGCCGCCGCTGCGGCGTCGAAAAGATGCCTTACGAAACGCCGCAGACAAACGAGGAGGTCGCAGCCGACGTCGCGGCTATCGCGAAGGACCGGCTGGCCGAGGCGCTGCGCACCGTGCAGAAACAGGCGCGGCACGACGCCATCGACGCGCTGAAAGAAGAGGTCAAGACCGCGCTCGCCGAAAAGTACGGCGCGGAGCTGTTCGAGCAGCGCGCGGGCGACGTCCGCGACGCGTTCGACAACCTGTTCAAGCAGCAAATGCGCCGCCTGGTGGTCGAGACCAACACGCGCATCGACGGGCGCGGCCTCGCCGACATCCGGCCCATCGAAATCGAGGTCGGCGTGCTTCCCCGCGCGCATGGCTCGGCCCTGTTCACCCGCGGCGAAACCCAGGCACTGGTCACCACCACCCTGGGCACCAGCCGCGACGAACAGCGGATGGACGAACTCACCGGCGACTTCTTCCGCAGGTTCTTCCTGCACTACAACTTCCCGCCGTGGTCCGTCGGCGAAGTGCGCCGCATTTCCGGCCCGGGCCGCCGCGAGATCGGCCACGGCAAGCTGGCCGAGCGCGCTATCGAGAGCGTCCTTCCCTTCGGGACGGAAGAAGAGCCTGACATGAACGACTTCCCCTACACGGTCCGTGTGGTCTCGGACATCACCGAGAGCAACGGCTCAAGCTCGATGGCCACCGTGTGCGGCAGCAGCCTGAGCCTCATGGACGCGGGCGTGCAGATTCAGGCCGCCGTCGCCGGCATCGCCATGGGCCTGATCAAGGAAAGCGAGGAAGTGCGCGTGCTCAGCGACATCCTCGGCGACGAGGACCACTTGGGCGACATGGACTTCAAGGTCTGCGGCACGCGCAAGGGCATCACCGCGTTCCAGATGGACACCAAGATCAAGGGCATCTCGCGCGACGTGATGTACCAGGCGCTGCTCCAGGCGAAAGACGGCCGCGAATACATCCTCGGCAAGATGGCGGAAGTGCTCGCCGAGCCGCGGCCCGACCTCTCGCCCTACGCGCCGCGCATCTACCAGATTCGCATAGACGTCGAGAAAATCCGCGACGTCATCGGGCCCGGCGGCAAGGTCGTCCGCGCCATCCAGGCGCAGACCGGCGCCGAAATCGACATCGAGGACGACGGCACCATCAACGTCGCGGCGGTCGACCAGGCCAGTGCCCAGGCCGCCATCGACATGATCCAGGAGATCGTCGCGGACGTCGAGGTCGACAAGATCTACCACGGCACCATCACGCGCATCATGAATTTCGGCGCATTCTGCCGCATCATGAGCAACAAGGAGGGCCTGATCCACATCTCTGAACTGGCCCCCGGACATGTGCGCGAAGTCACCGACGTCGTGGACGTGGGCGACGAGGTCGACGTGAAGGTCGTCGAGATCGACCGCATGGGCCGCATCAACCTCTCGAAACTGAAAGCGGACATCGAACTGGGCCGCGTCGACCCGAGCGGCGTGCAGCGGCTCGGGCCCGACCACCAGGGCGCGCCGCGTCGCGACCCGCATCGCCGGCCCCGTTCCGGCGGGCGCGGCGACGACCAGGGCCACGGCGGCGGGCGCGGCGGGCGCGGCGGGCGCGGCGGCTCCGGCGGACGCGGCGGCGGATACCGGTAG
- the gap gene encoding type I glyceraldehyde-3-phosphate dehydrogenase, producing MATKVGINGFGRIGRAVFKLLMDAPDFEVVSINDLTNAKTLAHLLKYDSVFGVYKAAVSHTENAIIVDGKTVKVTATKDPLELPWGDDGVELVLESTGKFTTKGDCMQHVERPEKGKAGASKVLLTVPPKDAVDAIIVMGVNDHTLKASDTVVSNASCTTNCLAPMAKVLHATFGIKRGFMTTVHAYTNDQHVLDMPHKDLRRARAAANAIIPTTTGAARAVGKVLPSLAGKLDGMAMRVPVIDGSVVDLVAEFEKPVTKDSINAAMKAAADGELKGILEYCPDPIVSSDVIRNPHSSVFDALSTMVMGENFAKVVSWYDNEFGYSNRCVDLLRKMAKK from the coding sequence ATGGCAACGAAGGTAGGCATCAACGGATTCGGTCGGATTGGTCGCGCCGTGTTCAAGCTGCTGATGGACGCACCTGATTTTGAGGTGGTCTCCATTAATGACTTGACGAACGCGAAGACGCTGGCCCATCTTTTGAAATATGACAGCGTTTTTGGCGTGTACAAGGCGGCCGTATCACACACGGAAAATGCGATCATCGTCGACGGCAAGACGGTCAAGGTCACGGCGACCAAGGACCCCCTCGAATTGCCGTGGGGGGACGACGGCGTGGAACTGGTGCTCGAATCCACGGGCAAGTTCACGACAAAGGGTGACTGCATGCAGCACGTCGAGCGTCCTGAAAAGGGCAAGGCGGGCGCGAGCAAGGTGCTGTTGACCGTGCCGCCAAAGGATGCCGTGGACGCCATCATCGTCATGGGCGTGAACGATCACACCCTGAAGGCCAGCGACACCGTCGTGTCGAACGCAAGTTGCACGACGAACTGCCTCGCGCCCATGGCGAAGGTCCTGCATGCCACCTTCGGCATCAAGCGCGGGTTCATGACCACCGTGCACGCGTACACGAACGACCAGCACGTGCTCGACATGCCGCACAAGGACCTCCGCCGCGCCCGCGCCGCGGCGAACGCTATCATCCCGACCACGACCGGCGCGGCCCGCGCCGTCGGAAAGGTGCTTCCTTCGCTGGCTGGCAAACTGGATGGCATGGCCATGCGCGTTCCGGTCATTGACGGCTCCGTCGTGGACCTGGTCGCCGAGTTCGAGAAGCCGGTGACCAAGGACAGCATCAACGCGGCCATGAAGGCGGCGGCGGACGGCGAATTGAAGGGCATCCTCGAGTATTGTCCGGACCCGATCGTGTCTTCCGACGTCATCCGCAACCCGCATTCGAGCGTCTTCGACGCGCTGTCCACGATGGTCATGGGCGAGAACTTCGCGAAAGTCGTCTCCTGGTACGACAACGAATTCGGCTACTCGAATCGTTGCGTCGACCTGCTCCGGAAGATGGCGAAGAAGTGA